In a genomic window of Jaculus jaculus isolate mJacJac1 chromosome 8, mJacJac1.mat.Y.cur, whole genome shotgun sequence:
- the Rbpjl gene encoding recombining binding protein suppressor of hairless-like protein has protein sequence MDPVGAADPSMPPGPLTHLNLPDGAEARLQSGADGRSLPGTWTRSPPEHAAILREGVRACLQQKCEQTVRILHAKVAQKSYGNEKRFFCPPPCVYLAGPGWRVKPGQGQAQQAAESGPTVCGYMGLDGASGSAAETQKLNFEEQPDSREFGCAKTLYISDADKRKHFRLVLRLVLRGGRELGTFYSRLIKVISKPSQKKQSLKNTDLCISSGSKVSLFNRLRSQTVSTRYLSVEDGAFVASARQWAAFTLHLADEQCPQGDFPPREGYIRYGSLVQLVCTVTGTTLPPMIIRKVAKQCALLDVDEPISQLHKCAFQFPGGTPGGGGTYLCLATEKVVQFQASLCPKEANRALLNDSSCWTIIGTESVEFSFCTSLACTREPVTPVPLINTLELSGGGDVATLELLGENFHGGLKVWFGDVEAETMYRSPRSLVCVVPDVAAFGSDWRWLRAPIKVPVSLVRADRLFYPSAFSFTYTPEYSDRPRPPGAPEQTTDADALLESIHHEFTRTNFHLFIQG, from the exons ATGGACCCCGTGGGGGCAGCAG ACCCCTCGATGCCCCCAGGCCCTTTGACTCACCTGAACCTGCCGGACGGCGCGGAGGCGCGGCTGCAGAGCGGAGCAGACGGGCGGAGCCTCCCGGGCACTTGGACCAG GTCCCCCCCGGAGCATGCAGCCATCCTGAGGGAAGGCGTGCGCGCATGCCTGCAGCAGAAGTGTGAACAGACTGTTCGGATCCTGCATGCCAAGGTGGCCCAGAAATCTTACGGAAACGAGAAGAG GTTCTTCTGTCCCCCGCCCTGCGTCTACCTCGCTGGTCCCGGCTGGAGGGTGAAGCCAGGGCAAGGTCAAG CCCAGCAGGCCGCGGAGTCCGGGCCCACCGTCTGCGGCTACATGGGGCTGGACGGGGCGTCGGGCAGCGCGGCGGAGACGCAGAAGCTGAACTTCGAAGAGCAGCCGGACTCCAGG GAATTCGGTTGTGCCAAGACCCTGTACATCTCGGACGCGGACAAGAGGAAGCACTTCCGGCTGGTGCTGCGCCTGGTGCTGCGCGGGGGCCGGGAGCTGGGGACTTTCTACAGCCGCCTCATCAAGGTCATCTCCAAGCCCTCGCAGAAGAAGCAGTCGCTGAAAAACACCGACC TGTGCATCTCCTCGGGCTCAAAGGTCTCCCTTTTCAATCGCCTGCGCTCCCAGACAGTGTCCACACGCTACCTCTCTGTGGAAGATGGGGCCTTTGTGGCCAGTGCAAGACAGTGGGCTGCCTTCACGCTCCACCTGG CTGATGAGCAGTGTCCCCAAGGGGACTTCCCACCTCGAGAGGGCTACATCCGCTACGGCTCCCTGGTACAGCTCGTCTGCACGGTCACAGGCACCACGCTACCTCCTATG ATCATCCGCAAAGTAGCCAAGCAGTGTGCCCTCCTTGACGTGGATGAGCCCATCTCCCAACTCCACAAGTGCGCATTCCAGTTTCCAGGTGGCACCCCAGGAGGGGGTGGCACCTACTTATGCCTTGCCACAGAGAAGGTGGTGCAATTCCAG GCCTCCCTCTGCCCCAAGGAGGCCAACAGGGCGCTGCTCAACGACAGCTCTTGCTGGACCATCATTGGCACCGAGTCGGTGGAATTCTCCTTCTGCACCAGCCTGGCGTGTACGCGGGAGCCTGTCACTCCAGTGCCCCTCATCAACACCCTCGAG CTAAGCGGCGGGGGTGATGTGGCCACGCTGGAGCTGCTGGGCGAGAACTTCCACGGTGGGCTCAAGGTGTGGTTTGGAGATGTGGAGGCAGAAACCATGTACAG GAGCCCGAGGTCCCTGGTGTGCGTGGTGCCCGACGTGGCTGCTTTCGGCAGCGACTGGCGCTGGCTGCGCGCGCCCATCAAGGTGCCCGTGAGCCTGGTGCGCGCCGACCGGCTCTTCTACCCCAGCGCCTTCTCCTTCACCTACACCCCGGAATATAGCGACCGGCCGCGGCCCCCAGGCGCTCCCGAGCAAACCACCGACGCCGACGCGCTCCTGGAGAGCATCCACCACGAGTTTACGCGCACCAACTTCCACCTCTTCATACAGGGCTAG